A genomic stretch from Alosa sapidissima isolate fAloSap1 chromosome 3, fAloSap1.pri, whole genome shotgun sequence includes:
- the eif3c gene encoding eukaryotic translation initiation factor 3 subunit C isoform X12: MSRFFATGSDSESEESSSADELTPKATGTTFTKQNLLLSDDEEDTKRVVRSAKDKRFEELTNLIKTIRNAMKIKDISKCLEEFEQLCRAFVKSKNIVDKEGVPKFYIRLLADLEDYLNQLWEDKEGKKKMNKNNAKALSTLRQKIRKYNRDYETEIGSYKENPDQSAEEEEEKDEAESGSSSDSDEDGGEEVTAKNFMKKKPPAEPVPDASKFLKGAADEESSSDSDEDDEDWGSEVVESSSDSEEGDANASSLAGLFLKKTQEGDRQGADRKEKKRKPKVKLERTEEEEADEQQDEEAGWEKVKGGVPLVKEKPKMFAKGTEINTAVVVKKLNEILQARGKKGTDRAAQIELLHALSAIAAENNLGEGILVKIRFNIIASLYDYNPNLAAFMKADMWKKCLDCIDELLEILFTNNNIFIGENIAEDSENLAISEQQPFRVRGCILTLVERMDEEFTKIMQNTDPHSQEYVDNLKDEARVCAIIDRLLAYLEAKGSTEEVCRVYLRRIMHTYYKFDYKAHRRSLGLQGESKSEQDQEESEGEDSAVIMDKLCKFIYSKDRTDRIRTCAILCHIYHHALHSRWYQARDLMLMSHLQDNIQHADPPVQILYNRTMVQLGICAFRQGMIKDAHNALLDIQSSGRAKELLGQGLLMRNMQERNAEQEKIEKRRQVPFHMHINLELLECVYLVSAMLLEIPYMAAHEFDARRRMISKQFHHQLRVGERQPLLGPPESMREHVVAASKAMKMGDWRTCHGFIINEKMNSKVWDLFPETQCVREMLVRKIQEESLRTYLFTYSSVYDSISMETLSEMFELELPTVHSIISKMIINEELMASLDQPTQTVVMHRTEPTPLQNMALQLAEKLGGLVENNERVFDLKQGVYGGYFNRDQKGGYQQKQGYQRGDQSGGYQQKQGYHRDQSGGYQQKQGYHRDGQKGGYQQKQGGYQGGYQGGYQRGGYRNQNQSNY; the protein is encoded by the exons ATGTCCCGTTTCTTCGCAACTGGATCCGACTCCGAGTCGGAGGAGTCATCGTCCGCCGATGAGCTCACCCCTAAAGCAACCGGGACTACTTTCACCAAGCA GAACCTGTTGCTTAGCGACGATGAGGAGGACACTAAGAGGGTGGTTCGCAGTGCCAAGGACAAGAG GTTTGAGGAGCTCACCAACCTGATCAAGACCATCCGCAATGCCATGAAGATTAAGGACATATCCAAGTGTCTGGAGGAGTTTGAGCAGCTATGTCGAGCGTTTGTCAAGAGCAAAAACATAGTGGACAAGGAGGGTGTTCCCAAGTTCTACATCCGACTGCTTGCCGACCTGGAGGACTACCtcaaccag CTATGGGAGGACAAGGAGGGCAAGAAGAAGATGAACAAGAACAACGCCAAAGCCCTGAGCACTCTGAGGCAGAAGATCCGCAAGTACAACCGCGACTACGAGACCGAGATCGGCAGCTACAAAGAG AACCCTGATCAGtctgcagaggaagaggaggagaaagatgaAGCAGAATCTG GTTCATCCTCTGACAGTGATGAAGATGGGGGAGAGGAGGTCACGGCTAAGAACTTCATGAAGAAGAAGCCTCCCGCTGAGCCTGTGCCGGACGCCAGCAAGTTCCTCAAGGGGGCAGCG gatgAGGAGTCGTCCAGTGACAGTGACGAGGATGATGAGGACTGGGGCTCCGAGGTGGTGGAGAGCAGCAGCGACAGTGAAGAGGGCGATGCCAACGCTTCCTCACTGGCCGGCCTCTTCCTcaaaaa gACACAGGAGGGTGACCGCCAGGGTGCTGACCGCAAGGAGAAGAAGCGCAAGCCCAAGGTCAAGCTGGAGCGcaccgaggaggaggaggctgacGAGCAGCAGGATGAAGAGGCAGGCTGGGAGAAGGTCAAAGGGGGCGTCCCTCTGGTCAAG GAGAAGCCCAAGATGTTTGCCAAAGGCACAGAGATCAACACAGCTGTGGTGGTCAAGAAACTCAACGAGATCCTGCAGGCCAGAGGCAAGAAGGGCACAGACag AGCGGCGCAGATCGAGCTGCTCCACGCCCTGTCGGCCATCGCTGCGGAGAATAACCTGGGCGAGGGCATCCTGGTCAAGATCAGGTTCAACATCATCGCCTCCCTCTACGACTACAACCCCAACCTGGCCGCCTTCATGAAG GCTGATATGTGGAAGAAGTGCCTGGACTGCATCGATGAGTTGCTGGAAATCTTGTTCACCAACAACAACATCTTCATCGGAGAGAACATTGCTGAGGACAGCGAGAACCTGGCCATCTCAGAGCAG caACCCTTCAGAGTCCGCGGCTGCATTCTGACTCTGGTGGAGAGGATGGACGAGGAGTTCACTAAGATCATGCAGAACACAGACCCCCACTCCCAAG agtaCGTGGACAACCTGAAGGAcgaggcgcgtgtgtgtgccatcATCGACCGGCTGCTGGCATACCTGGAGGCCAAGGGCAGCACGGAGGAGGTGTGCCGGGTGTACCTGCGGCGCATCATGCACACCTACTACAAGTTCGACTACAAGGCCCACCGACGCAGCCTGGGCCTGCAGGGGGAGAGCAAg tcagagCAGGACCAGGAGGAGAGTGAGGGCGAGGACAGCGCGGTCATCATGGACAAGCTGTGCAAGTTCATCTACTCCAAGGACCGCACGGACCGCATCCGAACCTGCGCCATCCTCTGCCACATCTACCACCACGCGCTGCACTCGCGCTGGTACCAGGCCCGCGACCTCATGCTCATGAGCCACCTGCAGGACAACATCCAGCACGCCGACCCACctgtgcag ATCCTGTACAACAGGACCATGGTGCAGCTGGGCATCTGTGCATTCCGGCAGGGCATGATCAAGGACGCTCACAACGCGCTGCTGGACATCCAGTCCAGCGGCCGCGCCAAGGAGCTGCTGGGCCAGGGCCTGCTCATGAGGAACATGCAGGAGAGGAACGCCGAGCAGGAGAAAATCGAGAAGAGACGACAG gtgccgTTCCACATGCACATTAACCTGGagctgttggagtgtgtgtatctggtgtCGGCCATGCTGCTGGAGATCCCCTACATGGCTGCCCACGAGTTTGACGCCCGGCGCAGGATGATCAGCAAACAGTTCCACCACCAGCTCCGAGTTGGAGAGAGACAGCCACTGctgg GTCCTCCTGAGAGCATGCGTGAGCATGTGGTGGCCGCCAGCAAGGCCATGAAGATGGGAGACTGGCGCACCTGCCACGGCTTCATCATCAACGAGAAGATGAACAGCAAGGTGTGGGACCTGTTCCCCGAGACGCAGTGTGTGCGAGAGATGCTCGTCAG GAAGATCCAGGAGGAGTCTCTACGCACATACCTGTTTACGTACAGCAGCGTCTATGACTCCATcag tatggAGACGCTGTCAGAGATGTTTGAGCTGGAGTTACCCACAGTGCACAGCATCATCAGCAAGATGATCATCAATGAGGAGCtcatg GCCTCGCTGGACCAGCCCACGCAGACGGTGGTGATGCATCGCACGGAGCCCACGCCGCTGCAGAACATGGCGCTGCAGCTGGCCGAGAAGCTGGGCGGCCTCGTGGAGAACAACGAGCGCGTCTTCGACCTCAAGCAGGGCGTATACGGGGGCTACTTCAACagag ATCAGAAAGGAGGATACCAGCAGAAGCAAGGCTACCAGAGAGGAG ACCAAAGTGGCGGTTACCAACAGAAGCAAGGTTACCATCGAG ACCAGAGTGGCGGTTACCAGCAGAAGCAAGGATACCATCGAG ACGGCCAGAAGGGCGGCTACCAGCAGAAGCAGGGTGGCTACCAGGGGGGCTACCAGGGAGGCTACCAGCGAGGCGGCTACCGCAACCAGAACCAGAGCAACTATTGA
- the eif3c gene encoding eukaryotic translation initiation factor 3 subunit C isoform X11: MSRFFATGSDSESEESSSADELTPKATGTTFTKQNLLLSDDEEDTKRVVRSAKDKRFEELTNLIKTIRNAMKIKDISKCLEEFEQLCRAFVKSKNIVDKEGVPKFYIRLLADLEDYLNQLWEDKEGKKKMNKNNAKALSTLRQKIRKYNRDYETEIGSYKENPDQSAEEEEEKDEAESGSSSDSDEDGGEEVTAKNFMKKKPPAEPVPDASKFLKGAADEESSSDSDEDDEDWGSEVVESSSDSEEGDANASSLAGLFLKKTQEGDRQGADRKEKKRKPKVKLERTEEEEADEQQDEEAGWEKVKGGVPLVKEKPKMFAKGTEINTAVVVKKLNEILQARGKKGTDRAAQIELLHALSAIAAENNLGEGILVKIRFNIIASLYDYNPNLAAFMKADMWKKCLDCIDELLEILFTNNNIFIGENIAEDSENLAISEQQPFRVRGCILTLVERMDEEFTKIMQNTDPHSQEYVDNLKDEARVCAIIDRLLAYLEAKGSTEEVCRVYLRRIMHTYYKFDYKAHRRSLGLQGESKSEQDQEESEGEDSAVIMDKLCKFIYSKDRTDRIRTCAILCHIYHHALHSRWYQARDLMLMSHLQDNIQHADPPVQILYNRTMVQLGICAFRQGMIKDAHNALLDIQSSGRAKELLGQGLLMRNMQERNAEQEKIEKRRQVPFHMHINLELLECVYLVSAMLLEIPYMAAHEFDARRRMISKQFHHQLRVGERQPLLGPPESMREHVVAASKAMKMGDWRTCHGFIINEKMNSKVWDLFPETQCVREMLVRKIQEESLRTYLFTYSSVYDSISMETLSEMFELELPTVHSIISKMIINEELMASLDQPTQTVVMHRTEPTPLQNMALQLAEKLGGLVENNERVFDLKQGVYGGYFNRDQKGGYQQKQGYQRGDQSGGYHQKQGYHRDQSGGYQQKQGYHRDGQKGGYQQKQGGYQGGYQGGYQRGGYRNQNQSNY, translated from the exons ATGTCCCGTTTCTTCGCAACTGGATCCGACTCCGAGTCGGAGGAGTCATCGTCCGCCGATGAGCTCACCCCTAAAGCAACCGGGACTACTTTCACCAAGCA GAACCTGTTGCTTAGCGACGATGAGGAGGACACTAAGAGGGTGGTTCGCAGTGCCAAGGACAAGAG GTTTGAGGAGCTCACCAACCTGATCAAGACCATCCGCAATGCCATGAAGATTAAGGACATATCCAAGTGTCTGGAGGAGTTTGAGCAGCTATGTCGAGCGTTTGTCAAGAGCAAAAACATAGTGGACAAGGAGGGTGTTCCCAAGTTCTACATCCGACTGCTTGCCGACCTGGAGGACTACCtcaaccag CTATGGGAGGACAAGGAGGGCAAGAAGAAGATGAACAAGAACAACGCCAAAGCCCTGAGCACTCTGAGGCAGAAGATCCGCAAGTACAACCGCGACTACGAGACCGAGATCGGCAGCTACAAAGAG AACCCTGATCAGtctgcagaggaagaggaggagaaagatgaAGCAGAATCTG GTTCATCCTCTGACAGTGATGAAGATGGGGGAGAGGAGGTCACGGCTAAGAACTTCATGAAGAAGAAGCCTCCCGCTGAGCCTGTGCCGGACGCCAGCAAGTTCCTCAAGGGGGCAGCG gatgAGGAGTCGTCCAGTGACAGTGACGAGGATGATGAGGACTGGGGCTCCGAGGTGGTGGAGAGCAGCAGCGACAGTGAAGAGGGCGATGCCAACGCTTCCTCACTGGCCGGCCTCTTCCTcaaaaa gACACAGGAGGGTGACCGCCAGGGTGCTGACCGCAAGGAGAAGAAGCGCAAGCCCAAGGTCAAGCTGGAGCGcaccgaggaggaggaggctgacGAGCAGCAGGATGAAGAGGCAGGCTGGGAGAAGGTCAAAGGGGGCGTCCCTCTGGTCAAG GAGAAGCCCAAGATGTTTGCCAAAGGCACAGAGATCAACACAGCTGTGGTGGTCAAGAAACTCAACGAGATCCTGCAGGCCAGAGGCAAGAAGGGCACAGACag AGCGGCGCAGATCGAGCTGCTCCACGCCCTGTCGGCCATCGCTGCGGAGAATAACCTGGGCGAGGGCATCCTGGTCAAGATCAGGTTCAACATCATCGCCTCCCTCTACGACTACAACCCCAACCTGGCCGCCTTCATGAAG GCTGATATGTGGAAGAAGTGCCTGGACTGCATCGATGAGTTGCTGGAAATCTTGTTCACCAACAACAACATCTTCATCGGAGAGAACATTGCTGAGGACAGCGAGAACCTGGCCATCTCAGAGCAG caACCCTTCAGAGTCCGCGGCTGCATTCTGACTCTGGTGGAGAGGATGGACGAGGAGTTCACTAAGATCATGCAGAACACAGACCCCCACTCCCAAG agtaCGTGGACAACCTGAAGGAcgaggcgcgtgtgtgtgccatcATCGACCGGCTGCTGGCATACCTGGAGGCCAAGGGCAGCACGGAGGAGGTGTGCCGGGTGTACCTGCGGCGCATCATGCACACCTACTACAAGTTCGACTACAAGGCCCACCGACGCAGCCTGGGCCTGCAGGGGGAGAGCAAg tcagagCAGGACCAGGAGGAGAGTGAGGGCGAGGACAGCGCGGTCATCATGGACAAGCTGTGCAAGTTCATCTACTCCAAGGACCGCACGGACCGCATCCGAACCTGCGCCATCCTCTGCCACATCTACCACCACGCGCTGCACTCGCGCTGGTACCAGGCCCGCGACCTCATGCTCATGAGCCACCTGCAGGACAACATCCAGCACGCCGACCCACctgtgcag ATCCTGTACAACAGGACCATGGTGCAGCTGGGCATCTGTGCATTCCGGCAGGGCATGATCAAGGACGCTCACAACGCGCTGCTGGACATCCAGTCCAGCGGCCGCGCCAAGGAGCTGCTGGGCCAGGGCCTGCTCATGAGGAACATGCAGGAGAGGAACGCCGAGCAGGAGAAAATCGAGAAGAGACGACAG gtgccgTTCCACATGCACATTAACCTGGagctgttggagtgtgtgtatctggtgtCGGCCATGCTGCTGGAGATCCCCTACATGGCTGCCCACGAGTTTGACGCCCGGCGCAGGATGATCAGCAAACAGTTCCACCACCAGCTCCGAGTTGGAGAGAGACAGCCACTGctgg GTCCTCCTGAGAGCATGCGTGAGCATGTGGTGGCCGCCAGCAAGGCCATGAAGATGGGAGACTGGCGCACCTGCCACGGCTTCATCATCAACGAGAAGATGAACAGCAAGGTGTGGGACCTGTTCCCCGAGACGCAGTGTGTGCGAGAGATGCTCGTCAG GAAGATCCAGGAGGAGTCTCTACGCACATACCTGTTTACGTACAGCAGCGTCTATGACTCCATcag tatggAGACGCTGTCAGAGATGTTTGAGCTGGAGTTACCCACAGTGCACAGCATCATCAGCAAGATGATCATCAATGAGGAGCtcatg GCCTCGCTGGACCAGCCCACGCAGACGGTGGTGATGCATCGCACGGAGCCCACGCCGCTGCAGAACATGGCGCTGCAGCTGGCCGAGAAGCTGGGCGGCCTCGTGGAGAACAACGAGCGCGTCTTCGACCTCAAGCAGGGCGTATACGGGGGCTACTTCAACagag ATCAGAAAGGAGGATACCAGCAGAAGCAAGGCTACCAGAGAGGAG ACCAGAGTGGCGGGTACCATCAGAAGCAAGGTTACCATCGAG ACCAGAGTGGCGGCTACCAGCAGAAGCAAGGATACCATCGAG ACGGCCAGAAGGGCGGCTACCAGCAGAAGCAGGGTGGCTACCAGGGGGGCTACCAGGGAGGCTACCAGCGAGGCGGCTACCGCAACCAGAACCAGAGCAACTATTGA